Proteins encoded in a region of the Neodiprion virginianus isolate iyNeoVirg1 chromosome 2, iyNeoVirg1.1, whole genome shotgun sequence genome:
- the LOC124299086 gene encoding uncharacterized protein C05D11.1-like isoform X2 translates to MLLRSTTEAYDDDGLPHTLEHLIFLGSEKYPYKGVLDLLANRCLASGTNAWTDTDHTCYTMTTAGSEGFLSLMPIFLEHILYPTLTDSGFITEVHHVTGEGEDAGVVYCEMQGGENSGESLVHNALTRAIYPGRCGYKSETGGMMKNLRESTNNDKVRKYHKEFYRPENLTVIITGQVKHADVFKAVQPLERKIISKGDRGPYVRPWQSPVPPLTESIDLDIHYPCDDEDNGLINIGWRGPSAVTELYQLTGCSILLKYLTDNSVSPLQREFVEINDPYASKVAYSLAENSEAMLYLIFENVPKAKIPMVKDHLVKTLKDIADGENGIDMKRLNTVIQRHILETLSNLENSPHDSVAFMVIGDILYGQTKEDLDHRLNQVEDLKKLGKEPASYWHNILKKYFIDGPMVVVRGFPSQERQREIGKSERQRVEKQVDALGAEGLKKKAQELQEAMILNERPIPDEMLTCVPIPSTDSINFHPIKSFTSDIAEQHPKLNLNNLPLFTYLDHVNTNFVYMSVIMDSAGIPQELRPYLPLLLEAILESPVKRGDTLIPYEQVVAELEADTVATSIGIGFDGTSRFSCGAYSHSVNFMLQLEPTKYEKGIQWIRELLYETELTPERLRIIAAKIVNEVAQVKRKGNKVVGDLMKGLIYSKDSNHFSSSMLRQHKFLTEIIERLNNSATQDEVLKEIESVRKMLTTSENMVFHMAVNVDKLAGQISNIYQPWEVLLPQGNNPNKSKLHVTQDWALMIPPADEPANSCVTGLGCIESAFFCQCSPCIKDFLSPDLVPLLVFLQYLTQLEGPMWRQIRGQGLSYGYSVLPHLNEGFLYLTFYRATNILAAYKEAKTIMESHFEGGKWEQALFESAKSSLIFEVIERHKSVGDVVAQSLFSYLKNVPHDYDRRMVQHISAVTIEDINRVGPKYVKQLFDPKECKTTIVCHPSKATEVAEGFGELGHNLKVYNSLEESYLNVW, encoded by the exons ATGTTACTAAGATCTA CCACTGAGGCCTACGACGATGACGGTCTCCCTCACACCTTGGAGCACCTGATTTTTTTAGGGAGTGAAAAATATCCTTACAAAGGTGTTCTAGACTTGTTAGCTAACAGATGTTTAGCATCAGGTACAAACGCATGGACGGATACCGACCATACTTGTTACACCATGACGACAGCTGGGAGCGAAGGATTTCTCTCACTGATGCCCATATTTCTTGAGCACATTCTGTATCCGACTTTAACG GATTCTGGATTTATAACTGAAGTTCATCATGTAACTGGAGAAGGGGAAGACGCGGGTGTAGTCTATTGCGAAATGCAGGGAGGAGAAAATAGTGGAGAATCTTTGGTCCACAATGCTTTAACAAGAGCTATCTATCCGGGACGTTGTGGATATAAATCAGAAACTGGAG GTATGATGAAAAACTTGCGAGAAAGTACAAACAATGATAAAGTAAGAAAGTATCATAAGGAGTTTTACAGGCCGGAAAATTTGACCGTTATTATAACTGGGCAAGTGAAACATGCCGACGTTTTTAAAGCTGTGCAACCACTTGAACGAAAGATAATATCAAAG GGAGACAGAGGGCCATATGTAAGGCCTTGGCAAAGCCCAGTTCCGCCATTAACAGAGAGTATTGATTTGGATATACATTATCCTTGCGACGACGAGGATAACGGACTGATAAACATAGGTTGGCGTGGTCCGTCAGCAGTTACAGAGCTATACCAATTAACAGGGTGTTCGATACTGCTTAAATATTTGACCGACAACTCAGTCAGTCCTTTACAGCGAGagtttgttgaaataaatgatCCTTATGCGAGTAAAGTCGCATATTCTCTTGCCGAAAATTCAGAGGCCATGTTGTacttgatatttgaaaatgtaccAAAGGCGAAGATACCGATGGTAAAGGATCACCTAGTTAAAACGCTGAAAGATATAGCCGATGGAGAAAATGgtattgatatgaaaagatTGAACACAGTCATTCAAAGACACATATTAGAAACTTTGAGTAACTTGGAAAACAGTCCACATGATTCGGTAGCATTCATGGTAATTGGCGATATTCTTTATGGCCAGACTAAAGAAGAT CTGGACCACAGATTGAACCAAGTAGAGGATTTGAAGAAGCTTGGTAAGGAACCAGCTTCATATTGGCATAATATTTTAAAGAAATACTTTATCGATGGACCTATGGTAGTTGTGAGAGGATTTCCTAGCCAGGAGAGGCAACGGGAGATAGGTAAAAGCGAACGGCAAAGAGTAGAGAAGCAAGTAGACGCACTGGGAGCAGAGGGTCTTAAGAAAAAAGCACAAGAACTACAGGAAGCAATGATTTTGAATGAG AGACCGATTCCTGATGAGATGTTAACATGTGTCCCAATACCCAGCACAGATTCTATAAACTTTCACCCTATTAAGAGTTTCACATCGGATATAGCTGAGCAGCATCccaaattgaatttgaacaatttgCCATTGTTCACGTATTTAGATCATGTCAATACAAACTTTGTCTAT ATGTCCGTTATTATGGACTCAGCTGGTATACCACAGGAGTTGAGGCCCTATCTTCCGCTTCTTCTCGAAGCAATATTGGAAAGCCCTGTCAAAAGAGGTGACACGTTGATACCGTATGAACAAGTTGTTGCCGAACTTGAAGCGGACACTGTAGCAACTAGCATTGGAATAGGATTCGATGGAACATCTAGGTTTTCATGCGGAGCTTACAGTCACAGTGTGAACTTCATGTTACAA CTTGAGCCGACTAAATATGAGAAAGGAATACAGTGGATCAGGGAACTTCTTTACGAGACTGAACTCACTCCTGAGAGACTAAGAATCATTGCTGCTAAAATAGTCAACGAAGTTGCTCAGGTTAAAAGAAAGGGAAATAAAGTCGTGGGCGATCTTATGAAAGGTCTTATATACAGTAAGG acAGCAATCACTTTTCATCTAGCATGTTGAGGCAGCATAAATTTTTGACTGAAATAATTGAACGTTTGAACAATAGTGCGACCCAAGATGAAGTATTGAAAGAGATTGAATCTGTTAGGAAAATGTTAACTACGTCTGAGAACATGGTCTTTCATATGGCGGTAAATGTTGATAAGTTGGCTGGTCAAATTTCCAACATTTACCAACCTTGGGAAGTACTATTACCTCAAGGAAACAACCCTAACAAATCGAA aTTACATGTTACACAGGATTGGGCGCTGATGATTCCGCCAGCTGATGAACCAGCTAACAGCTGTGTTACAGGTCTCGGGTGTATTGAGTCAGCATTTTTCTGTCAATGTAGTCCTTGTATAAAAGATTTCCTCAGTCCTGATTTAGTGCCGTTACTTGTATTTCTACAATATCTAACACAACTCGAG GGTCCAATGTGGAGACAGATCAGAGGTCAGGGCTTATCTTACGGATACAGTGTTCTCCCTCACCTAAACGAGGGCTTTTTGTACTTGACGTTTTACAGAGCAACGAACATCCTGGCTGCTTACAAGGAGGCTAAAACCATAATG GAAAGTCATTTCGAGGGTGGGAAATGGGAACAGGCTCTGTTCGAATCAGCTAAGTCCTCTTTGATATTCGAAGTAATTGAGAGACATAAAAGTGTCGGTGATGTGGTAGCTCAGTCACTTTTTTCTTACCTAAAAAATGTTCCTCACGACTATGACAGACGCATGGTTCAACACATATCGGCAGTAACTATTGAGGATATAAATCGTGTCGGACCTAAATATGTAAAACAATTATTCGACCCCAAGGAATGCAAAACAACTATAGTTTGTCATCCCTCAAAGGCGACCGAAGTCGCTGAGGGTTTTGGAGA GCTAGGCCATAATTTGAAAGTATACAATTCGTTGGAAGAAAGTTATCTAAATGTTTGGTAA
- the LOC124299086 gene encoding uncharacterized protein C05D11.1-like isoform X1 translates to MAPVDSSPASNMAGFELICSLKSNDLIPVHKYKSSNTGLTIVIAEVDGPVVNGYFCLATEAYDDDGLPHTLEHLIFLGSEKYPYKGVLDLLANRCLASGTNAWTDTDHTCYTMTTAGSEGFLSLMPIFLEHILYPTLTDSGFITEVHHVTGEGEDAGVVYCEMQGGENSGESLVHNALTRAIYPGRCGYKSETGGMMKNLRESTNNDKVRKYHKEFYRPENLTVIITGQVKHADVFKAVQPLERKIISKGDRGPYVRPWQSPVPPLTESIDLDIHYPCDDEDNGLINIGWRGPSAVTELYQLTGCSILLKYLTDNSVSPLQREFVEINDPYASKVAYSLAENSEAMLYLIFENVPKAKIPMVKDHLVKTLKDIADGENGIDMKRLNTVIQRHILETLSNLENSPHDSVAFMVIGDILYGQTKEDLDHRLNQVEDLKKLGKEPASYWHNILKKYFIDGPMVVVRGFPSQERQREIGKSERQRVEKQVDALGAEGLKKKAQELQEAMILNERPIPDEMLTCVPIPSTDSINFHPIKSFTSDIAEQHPKLNLNNLPLFTYLDHVNTNFVYMSVIMDSAGIPQELRPYLPLLLEAILESPVKRGDTLIPYEQVVAELEADTVATSIGIGFDGTSRFSCGAYSHSVNFMLQLEPTKYEKGIQWIRELLYETELTPERLRIIAAKIVNEVAQVKRKGNKVVGDLMKGLIYSKDSNHFSSSMLRQHKFLTEIIERLNNSATQDEVLKEIESVRKMLTTSENMVFHMAVNVDKLAGQISNIYQPWEVLLPQGNNPNKSKLHVTQDWALMIPPADEPANSCVTGLGCIESAFFCQCSPCIKDFLSPDLVPLLVFLQYLTQLEGPMWRQIRGQGLSYGYSVLPHLNEGFLYLTFYRATNILAAYKEAKTIMESHFEGGKWEQALFESAKSSLIFEVIERHKSVGDVVAQSLFSYLKNVPHDYDRRMVQHISAVTIEDINRVGPKYVKQLFDPKECKTTIVCHPSKATEVAEGFGELGHNLKVYNSLEESYLNVW, encoded by the exons ATGGCTCCCGTTGACAGTTCCCCGGCTAGTAACATGGCTGGTTTTGAGTTAATATGTTCATTGAAATCGAACGATTTAATACCCGTGCATAAATATAAATCGTCAAACACTGGACTCACCATTGTTATAGCGGAGGTGGACGGCCCCGTCGTCAACGGATACTTTTGTCTCG CCACTGAGGCCTACGACGATGACGGTCTCCCTCACACCTTGGAGCACCTGATTTTTTTAGGGAGTGAAAAATATCCTTACAAAGGTGTTCTAGACTTGTTAGCTAACAGATGTTTAGCATCAGGTACAAACGCATGGACGGATACCGACCATACTTGTTACACCATGACGACAGCTGGGAGCGAAGGATTTCTCTCACTGATGCCCATATTTCTTGAGCACATTCTGTATCCGACTTTAACG GATTCTGGATTTATAACTGAAGTTCATCATGTAACTGGAGAAGGGGAAGACGCGGGTGTAGTCTATTGCGAAATGCAGGGAGGAGAAAATAGTGGAGAATCTTTGGTCCACAATGCTTTAACAAGAGCTATCTATCCGGGACGTTGTGGATATAAATCAGAAACTGGAG GTATGATGAAAAACTTGCGAGAAAGTACAAACAATGATAAAGTAAGAAAGTATCATAAGGAGTTTTACAGGCCGGAAAATTTGACCGTTATTATAACTGGGCAAGTGAAACATGCCGACGTTTTTAAAGCTGTGCAACCACTTGAACGAAAGATAATATCAAAG GGAGACAGAGGGCCATATGTAAGGCCTTGGCAAAGCCCAGTTCCGCCATTAACAGAGAGTATTGATTTGGATATACATTATCCTTGCGACGACGAGGATAACGGACTGATAAACATAGGTTGGCGTGGTCCGTCAGCAGTTACAGAGCTATACCAATTAACAGGGTGTTCGATACTGCTTAAATATTTGACCGACAACTCAGTCAGTCCTTTACAGCGAGagtttgttgaaataaatgatCCTTATGCGAGTAAAGTCGCATATTCTCTTGCCGAAAATTCAGAGGCCATGTTGTacttgatatttgaaaatgtaccAAAGGCGAAGATACCGATGGTAAAGGATCACCTAGTTAAAACGCTGAAAGATATAGCCGATGGAGAAAATGgtattgatatgaaaagatTGAACACAGTCATTCAAAGACACATATTAGAAACTTTGAGTAACTTGGAAAACAGTCCACATGATTCGGTAGCATTCATGGTAATTGGCGATATTCTTTATGGCCAGACTAAAGAAGAT CTGGACCACAGATTGAACCAAGTAGAGGATTTGAAGAAGCTTGGTAAGGAACCAGCTTCATATTGGCATAATATTTTAAAGAAATACTTTATCGATGGACCTATGGTAGTTGTGAGAGGATTTCCTAGCCAGGAGAGGCAACGGGAGATAGGTAAAAGCGAACGGCAAAGAGTAGAGAAGCAAGTAGACGCACTGGGAGCAGAGGGTCTTAAGAAAAAAGCACAAGAACTACAGGAAGCAATGATTTTGAATGAG AGACCGATTCCTGATGAGATGTTAACATGTGTCCCAATACCCAGCACAGATTCTATAAACTTTCACCCTATTAAGAGTTTCACATCGGATATAGCTGAGCAGCATCccaaattgaatttgaacaatttgCCATTGTTCACGTATTTAGATCATGTCAATACAAACTTTGTCTAT ATGTCCGTTATTATGGACTCAGCTGGTATACCACAGGAGTTGAGGCCCTATCTTCCGCTTCTTCTCGAAGCAATATTGGAAAGCCCTGTCAAAAGAGGTGACACGTTGATACCGTATGAACAAGTTGTTGCCGAACTTGAAGCGGACACTGTAGCAACTAGCATTGGAATAGGATTCGATGGAACATCTAGGTTTTCATGCGGAGCTTACAGTCACAGTGTGAACTTCATGTTACAA CTTGAGCCGACTAAATATGAGAAAGGAATACAGTGGATCAGGGAACTTCTTTACGAGACTGAACTCACTCCTGAGAGACTAAGAATCATTGCTGCTAAAATAGTCAACGAAGTTGCTCAGGTTAAAAGAAAGGGAAATAAAGTCGTGGGCGATCTTATGAAAGGTCTTATATACAGTAAGG acAGCAATCACTTTTCATCTAGCATGTTGAGGCAGCATAAATTTTTGACTGAAATAATTGAACGTTTGAACAATAGTGCGACCCAAGATGAAGTATTGAAAGAGATTGAATCTGTTAGGAAAATGTTAACTACGTCTGAGAACATGGTCTTTCATATGGCGGTAAATGTTGATAAGTTGGCTGGTCAAATTTCCAACATTTACCAACCTTGGGAAGTACTATTACCTCAAGGAAACAACCCTAACAAATCGAA aTTACATGTTACACAGGATTGGGCGCTGATGATTCCGCCAGCTGATGAACCAGCTAACAGCTGTGTTACAGGTCTCGGGTGTATTGAGTCAGCATTTTTCTGTCAATGTAGTCCTTGTATAAAAGATTTCCTCAGTCCTGATTTAGTGCCGTTACTTGTATTTCTACAATATCTAACACAACTCGAG GGTCCAATGTGGAGACAGATCAGAGGTCAGGGCTTATCTTACGGATACAGTGTTCTCCCTCACCTAAACGAGGGCTTTTTGTACTTGACGTTTTACAGAGCAACGAACATCCTGGCTGCTTACAAGGAGGCTAAAACCATAATG GAAAGTCATTTCGAGGGTGGGAAATGGGAACAGGCTCTGTTCGAATCAGCTAAGTCCTCTTTGATATTCGAAGTAATTGAGAGACATAAAAGTGTCGGTGATGTGGTAGCTCAGTCACTTTTTTCTTACCTAAAAAATGTTCCTCACGACTATGACAGACGCATGGTTCAACACATATCGGCAGTAACTATTGAGGATATAAATCGTGTCGGACCTAAATATGTAAAACAATTATTCGACCCCAAGGAATGCAAAACAACTATAGTTTGTCATCCCTCAAAGGCGACCGAAGTCGCTGAGGGTTTTGGAGA GCTAGGCCATAATTTGAAAGTATACAATTCGTTGGAAGAAAGTTATCTAAATGTTTGGTAA
- the LOC124299086 gene encoding uncharacterized protein C05D11.1-like isoform X3 has product MTTAGSEGFLSLMPIFLEHILYPTLTDSGFITEVHHVTGEGEDAGVVYCEMQGGENSGESLVHNALTRAIYPGRCGYKSETGGMMKNLRESTNNDKVRKYHKEFYRPENLTVIITGQVKHADVFKAVQPLERKIISKGDRGPYVRPWQSPVPPLTESIDLDIHYPCDDEDNGLINIGWRGPSAVTELYQLTGCSILLKYLTDNSVSPLQREFVEINDPYASKVAYSLAENSEAMLYLIFENVPKAKIPMVKDHLVKTLKDIADGENGIDMKRLNTVIQRHILETLSNLENSPHDSVAFMVIGDILYGQTKEDLDHRLNQVEDLKKLGKEPASYWHNILKKYFIDGPMVVVRGFPSQERQREIGKSERQRVEKQVDALGAEGLKKKAQELQEAMILNERPIPDEMLTCVPIPSTDSINFHPIKSFTSDIAEQHPKLNLNNLPLFTYLDHVNTNFVYMSVIMDSAGIPQELRPYLPLLLEAILESPVKRGDTLIPYEQVVAELEADTVATSIGIGFDGTSRFSCGAYSHSVNFMLQLEPTKYEKGIQWIRELLYETELTPERLRIIAAKIVNEVAQVKRKGNKVVGDLMKGLIYSKDSNHFSSSMLRQHKFLTEIIERLNNSATQDEVLKEIESVRKMLTTSENMVFHMAVNVDKLAGQISNIYQPWEVLLPQGNNPNKSKLHVTQDWALMIPPADEPANSCVTGLGCIESAFFCQCSPCIKDFLSPDLVPLLVFLQYLTQLEGPMWRQIRGQGLSYGYSVLPHLNEGFLYLTFYRATNILAAYKEAKTIMESHFEGGKWEQALFESAKSSLIFEVIERHKSVGDVVAQSLFSYLKNVPHDYDRRMVQHISAVTIEDINRVGPKYVKQLFDPKECKTTIVCHPSKATEVAEGFGELGHNLKVYNSLEESYLNVW; this is encoded by the exons ATGACGACAGCTGGGAGCGAAGGATTTCTCTCACTGATGCCCATATTTCTTGAGCACATTCTGTATCCGACTTTAACG GATTCTGGATTTATAACTGAAGTTCATCATGTAACTGGAGAAGGGGAAGACGCGGGTGTAGTCTATTGCGAAATGCAGGGAGGAGAAAATAGTGGAGAATCTTTGGTCCACAATGCTTTAACAAGAGCTATCTATCCGGGACGTTGTGGATATAAATCAGAAACTGGAG GTATGATGAAAAACTTGCGAGAAAGTACAAACAATGATAAAGTAAGAAAGTATCATAAGGAGTTTTACAGGCCGGAAAATTTGACCGTTATTATAACTGGGCAAGTGAAACATGCCGACGTTTTTAAAGCTGTGCAACCACTTGAACGAAAGATAATATCAAAG GGAGACAGAGGGCCATATGTAAGGCCTTGGCAAAGCCCAGTTCCGCCATTAACAGAGAGTATTGATTTGGATATACATTATCCTTGCGACGACGAGGATAACGGACTGATAAACATAGGTTGGCGTGGTCCGTCAGCAGTTACAGAGCTATACCAATTAACAGGGTGTTCGATACTGCTTAAATATTTGACCGACAACTCAGTCAGTCCTTTACAGCGAGagtttgttgaaataaatgatCCTTATGCGAGTAAAGTCGCATATTCTCTTGCCGAAAATTCAGAGGCCATGTTGTacttgatatttgaaaatgtaccAAAGGCGAAGATACCGATGGTAAAGGATCACCTAGTTAAAACGCTGAAAGATATAGCCGATGGAGAAAATGgtattgatatgaaaagatTGAACACAGTCATTCAAAGACACATATTAGAAACTTTGAGTAACTTGGAAAACAGTCCACATGATTCGGTAGCATTCATGGTAATTGGCGATATTCTTTATGGCCAGACTAAAGAAGAT CTGGACCACAGATTGAACCAAGTAGAGGATTTGAAGAAGCTTGGTAAGGAACCAGCTTCATATTGGCATAATATTTTAAAGAAATACTTTATCGATGGACCTATGGTAGTTGTGAGAGGATTTCCTAGCCAGGAGAGGCAACGGGAGATAGGTAAAAGCGAACGGCAAAGAGTAGAGAAGCAAGTAGACGCACTGGGAGCAGAGGGTCTTAAGAAAAAAGCACAAGAACTACAGGAAGCAATGATTTTGAATGAG AGACCGATTCCTGATGAGATGTTAACATGTGTCCCAATACCCAGCACAGATTCTATAAACTTTCACCCTATTAAGAGTTTCACATCGGATATAGCTGAGCAGCATCccaaattgaatttgaacaatttgCCATTGTTCACGTATTTAGATCATGTCAATACAAACTTTGTCTAT ATGTCCGTTATTATGGACTCAGCTGGTATACCACAGGAGTTGAGGCCCTATCTTCCGCTTCTTCTCGAAGCAATATTGGAAAGCCCTGTCAAAAGAGGTGACACGTTGATACCGTATGAACAAGTTGTTGCCGAACTTGAAGCGGACACTGTAGCAACTAGCATTGGAATAGGATTCGATGGAACATCTAGGTTTTCATGCGGAGCTTACAGTCACAGTGTGAACTTCATGTTACAA CTTGAGCCGACTAAATATGAGAAAGGAATACAGTGGATCAGGGAACTTCTTTACGAGACTGAACTCACTCCTGAGAGACTAAGAATCATTGCTGCTAAAATAGTCAACGAAGTTGCTCAGGTTAAAAGAAAGGGAAATAAAGTCGTGGGCGATCTTATGAAAGGTCTTATATACAGTAAGG acAGCAATCACTTTTCATCTAGCATGTTGAGGCAGCATAAATTTTTGACTGAAATAATTGAACGTTTGAACAATAGTGCGACCCAAGATGAAGTATTGAAAGAGATTGAATCTGTTAGGAAAATGTTAACTACGTCTGAGAACATGGTCTTTCATATGGCGGTAAATGTTGATAAGTTGGCTGGTCAAATTTCCAACATTTACCAACCTTGGGAAGTACTATTACCTCAAGGAAACAACCCTAACAAATCGAA aTTACATGTTACACAGGATTGGGCGCTGATGATTCCGCCAGCTGATGAACCAGCTAACAGCTGTGTTACAGGTCTCGGGTGTATTGAGTCAGCATTTTTCTGTCAATGTAGTCCTTGTATAAAAGATTTCCTCAGTCCTGATTTAGTGCCGTTACTTGTATTTCTACAATATCTAACACAACTCGAG GGTCCAATGTGGAGACAGATCAGAGGTCAGGGCTTATCTTACGGATACAGTGTTCTCCCTCACCTAAACGAGGGCTTTTTGTACTTGACGTTTTACAGAGCAACGAACATCCTGGCTGCTTACAAGGAGGCTAAAACCATAATG GAAAGTCATTTCGAGGGTGGGAAATGGGAACAGGCTCTGTTCGAATCAGCTAAGTCCTCTTTGATATTCGAAGTAATTGAGAGACATAAAAGTGTCGGTGATGTGGTAGCTCAGTCACTTTTTTCTTACCTAAAAAATGTTCCTCACGACTATGACAGACGCATGGTTCAACACATATCGGCAGTAACTATTGAGGATATAAATCGTGTCGGACCTAAATATGTAAAACAATTATTCGACCCCAAGGAATGCAAAACAACTATAGTTTGTCATCCCTCAAAGGCGACCGAAGTCGCTGAGGGTTTTGGAGA GCTAGGCCATAATTTGAAAGTATACAATTCGTTGGAAGAAAGTTATCTAAATGTTTGGTAA